The following coding sequences are from one Musa acuminata AAA Group cultivar baxijiao chromosome BXJ2-4, Cavendish_Baxijiao_AAA, whole genome shotgun sequence window:
- the LOC135610284 gene encoding uncharacterized protein LOC135610284, producing the protein MATSSKQGAMESDARSPAITVERNPPESRLQQLGIKSWPKWACPPGKFPLKFDAQETCYLLKGKVKAYVKGSSEFVEFGAGDLVIFPEGLSCTWDVSAAVDKHYKFDSSS; encoded by the exons ATGGCCACAAGCTCAAAGCAAGGCGCAATGGAGAGCGATGCACGCAGCCCCGCCATCACCGTCGAGCGGAACCCTCCCGAGTCGCGATTACAACAGCTTGGTATCAAGTCCTGGCCCAA GTGGGCATGTCCTCCAGGAAAGTTTCCTCTCAAGTTTGATGCACAGGAGACGTGCTATCTCCTCAAGGGGAAGGTAAAGGCCTACGTGAAGGGTTCTTCTGAGTTCGTGGAGTTTGGCGCAGGAGACCTTGTCATCTTCCCCGAGGGACTCAGCTGCACATGGGATGTCTCAGCCGCTGTGGATAAGCACTACAAATTTGATTCATCTTCTTAA